The genomic stretch CAGCCGGTGCAAAGTTCTGCATTTGGCTTTTAATCAGCAACGGCAATCCTTACGCCGTGCCGGTCAATTTCGGCTTTATCGTTCGCGAAAGCGATGGACAAAAGAAACTCTCCATCTACATCCACGGAGCGGGCGAAGGCAAGAAACTCGACGCCATCAAGGCGAACCCGCAAGTGAGTTTCTGCGCCGAAACATCTGTCGAAACAAGCGGCCCTGAAAACGCTTCAGAAGACGCCTGCAAATGGACATGCTTCTACGAAAGCATCATCGGATTTGGAACGGCTTCGCTAGTCGAAGATTCTAAGGAACGCACCGCAGGGCTTGACAGCATTATGCTCCACAACGGCTACAAAATACCGCACGGCATCAAGACCATCGCCTACAGCGCCATGGCGCTCTCCCACACCGCCGTCATCAAAATCGAAATTGACGAAATCACCGGAAAGCGGCATTTGAAATGACATAAGCGTTTTTATCACAGCAAAACATTGTTTAAAACATAAAAACATATTGACAAATCTAAATATGTTTATATATTTTATATCGACATTTTTCAA from uncultured Fibrobacter sp. encodes the following:
- a CDS encoding pyridoxamine 5'-phosphate oxidase family protein gives rise to the protein MFSAGAKFCIWLLISNGNPYAVPVNFGFIVRESDGQKKLSIYIHGAGEGKKLDAIKANPQVSFCAETSVETSGPENASEDACKWTCFYESIIGFGTASLVEDSKERTAGLDSIMLHNGYKIPHGIKTIAYSAMALSHTAVIKIEIDEITGKRHLK